AGCGCGGCCGGTGGTGGGCCGCTGGTGACACCACCGGGGGTGCGCGCCCTCGCCACCGCCCTCGGCGACGCCGTCCTGCTGGAGCTGGTCGCGCACGGGCCCCGGCTGCGCGCGGTGCTGGTCCGCGACGGGCGGGCGACGCTGCACGATCTCGGCCCCCTGGCCGAGGCGGTACGGCTGGCCCGGCTGCACCGGTTCGGCCTCCGCCGGCTGGTCACCACCGGGGACCACGCCGACGCCCGGGCCCGGGTCGACCATCTCGCCACCGCCCTGGACCGGCAGCTCTTCGACCCGGTGCGCTCCCGGCTCGCCGACCGTCCGCTGGTGATCGTGCCGATCGGCGACCTGCACGCCGTACCGTGGTCGGGTTTGCCGACCTGCGCGGGCCGGCCGGTGACCGTGGCGCCCTCGGCGACGGCCTGGCTGCGCGCCGCCGGCCGGGTCGCCCCCGCCGGGCCGCCGGTGCTGGTCGCCGGGCCACGCCTGCCCGCCGCCGAGACCGAGGTACGCCAGCTCGGCGCGGTCCTGCCCGGCTCCCGGGCGTTGACCGGCGCGGCGGCCGCGGCGGACGTGGTGACCGACGCGTTGAACGGCGTGGGGCTGGCCCACATCGCCGCGCACGGCCGGTTCCGGGCGGACAACCCGCTCTTCTCCACCCTGGAGGTGGCCGACGGGCCGCTGACCGCCTACGAGCTGGAGCGGCTGACCAGCCCACCCGGCTGCGTGGTGCTCTCGGCGTGTGACTCGGGCCTCGCCGGGGTCCGCCCCGGCGACGAGGTGATGGGGTTCAGCGCGGTGCTGCTGGCCCTGGGCACCCGGAGCCTGATCGCCACCGTCCTGCCGGTGCCGGCCGACCTGACCACCGCGCTGATGCTGGACCTGCACCGCCGGATGCGGGCCGGTGCCGGGCCGGCCCTGGCGCTCGCCGAGGCGCAACGCGCCTTCGACGGGCCGCGCCTGGAGGCCGGGTCGGGTGGGGGAGCGGCGCACGCCACCGCCGCCGCCTTCGTCTGTTTCGGCGCGGGCTGAGAGTAAATCGATCGGCACTCCTCGATGAAATGTGTTAACGTTCACAGGCTGACCCGGGTGGGGTGCCGCCTGGTCGGGCCACTCGGACCCCGGTCTACCACCCTCGCGTACCAGCACCGGGAGGATCCATGTCACGAGCAGGCAGCCGCTGGAGTGTTGCCGCGACCGTCGCGACGGTCGTCGCCGCCGCCCTGGCGTTCGCGATCGGCCCGGCGAACGCCGAGGCGGACACCGGCGTCCGGGTGATGCCCCTTGGCGACTCGATCACCGACGGCTTCAATGTGCCCGGCGGTTACCGGATCGAGCTGTGGCGTCGGCTGGTGGCCGGCGGCCACCAGGTCGACTTCGTCGGCTCGCTCGTCAACGGGCCGAGCAGCCTGGGTGACCGCAACCACGAGGGACACTCGGGGTGGACCATCGCCCAGATCGACGCCAACGTGGTGAACTGGCTGCGCACGACGACCCCCCGCACGGTGCTGCTGCACATCGGCACCAACGACATGTACGGCGACACCTCGGGTGCCCCGGCCCGGCTCTCCGCCCTGATCGACAAGATCACCGCGACCGCGCCCGCCGCCGACGTGTTCGTCGCGACGATCGTCCCCCGCTCCGGCGCGGACAACCAGGTACGGGCGTTCAACGCGGCGATCCCCGGCATCGTGCAGAGCAAGGTCAACGCCGGCCGCAAGGTGCACCTGGTCGACATGTACAACGCGTTGACGCTCGCCGACCTGGCCGACGGCGTGCACCCCAACCTGGGCGGCTACGACAAGATGGCGGCCGTCTGGCACAACGCCCTGCGCGTGGTGCCGGGCAGCATCGGCGGCACCACCCCGCCGACCACCCCACCGCCCACGCCACCCAAGTCCACGCCGCCGCCGACCACGCCGCCGTCGGCCGGTGCCTGCCGGGTCGGGTACGCGGTGAACGCCTGGAACAGCGGCCTGACCGCCGAGGTGACCGTCACCAACACCGGCGCCACCGCGGTCAACGGCTGGGCCCTGGCCTTCACCCTGCCGGCCGGGCAGAGCGTCAGCAGCGGCTGGAACGCCACCATCGCCCCGACCAGCGGCGCGGTGACCGCCCGCAACGTGTCCTACAACGCCGCGCTCGCCCCGGGGGCCTCGGTCAGCTTCGGCTTCCAGGCCACCCACACCGGCAACACCGCCCGACCGTCGGCCTTCGCCCTCAACGGCAGCACCTGCACCACCTCCTGAACCCACGCCACCCGAGCGCGCCGCCGGACGACGCACCCGTCCGGCGGCGCGGCCGTCGGCGGGCGTGGGCGTCCGTGGTCGGCGGCGGGCGTCCGTGGTCGTCGGCGGCCTCGATGGCCGCGCGACCGGCCGACCGAAAACCCGAAACCCGCCAGGCGCGCCGCGCGGATCGGCGATGGTGGGTGCGCACCGGTCGGAAAACCGGGAGACCAGGTACGCGGCGAGGAGTGGGCGGTGTCGACGAAGGAGGTCGTGCAGGCGATCGGGGGCCTGCTCGACCTCGCCGGGGTCCTCGTCATCGCCGTCGGCGTGGCCCTGGCCACGGTGGTCTTCGTGGTCGGCTACTGGCGTACCCGGACGTTGACCGAGGTCTACCGCCAGTACCGGCAGGGGGTGGGTCGGGCGATCCTGCTCGGGCTGGAGCTTCTCGTCGGCGGTGACATCATCCGGACCGTGGCCGTCTCGCCGTCCTTTCGCAGCGTGGGAGTGCTGGCCCTGATCGTGCTGGTCCGGACGTTCCTCAGCTTCTCCCTGGAGGTCGAGTTGGAGGGGCGCTGGCCGTGGCAGCCGAGGCGCACCGGGGCAACCGTGTCGGCCAGCTCAGTCCCCGCCGAACCGCCCGGTGGTGGGTGAGCCGCAGTGTGGATCGGGATGTGCCGCTGGGCCAGCGCCGCCTCGGGAGCCCGCCGCCCCCGTGCGATGGGCACCGCCCCGCGTGGGGGTGTGAGTGGGGTGCCCCTCTCGACCGTAATCGTTAAGAAGGGGCCCCTCCTTTCAGACGATCATGCCGGCGGCGATGGTGCGGTTGGTGGACTCGTCGATGATGATGAAGCCGCCGGTGGTGCGGTTGCGGCGGTACTCGTCGGCCAGCAGGGGGACGGTGGTGCGTAGGTGGACCCGGCCGATGTCGTTGAGGCGTAGTTCGGTGGCGGTTTCGTCGCGGTGCAGGGTGTTGATGTCCAGGCGGTAGTTCAACGCCCGGATGATGGTGCGGGCGGTGCGGGTGGTGTGTTTGATGGCGTACTTCCCGCCGACGCGCAGGGGCTGGCTCTCGTCCATCCAGCAGAGCATCGCGTCGATGTCCTGGGTGGGGGTGGGGGCGTTGTGCGGCCGGCAGATCAGGTCGCCGCGGGAGATGTCGATCTCGTTGGCCAGGCGGACGGTGACCGACATGGGTGGGTAGGCCTCCTCGACCGGTCCGTCGGCGGTTTCCACCGCGCTGATGGTGGAGGTGAACCCGGACGGGAGGACCATGACCTCGTCGCCGGGCTTGAGCACCCCGGAGGCCACCTGCCCGGCGTAGCCCCGGTAGTCGGTGACGGTGGTCGACTGCGGCCGGATGACGTACTGCACCGGGAAGCGGACGTCGACGAGGTTGCGGTCGGAGGCGATGTGCACGTGTTCCAGGTGGTGCAGCAGCGCCGGGCCCTCGTACCAGGGCATGTTGGTCGAGCGGGTGGCGATGTTGTCACCGGCCAGGGCGGAGACCGGAACGATCGTCAGGTCGGTGATGTCGAGTTTCGCGGCGAACGCGGTGAACTCGTCGGCGATCGTGTCGAACACGGCCTGGTCGTAGTCGACCAGGTCCATCTTGTTCACACACAACACCAGGTGCGGCACCCGCAGCAGCGAGCAGAGGAACGCGTGCCGCCGCGACTGCTCGACCAGGCCCTTGCGGGCGTCCACCAGGATCAACGCGAGGTCGGCGGTGGACGCGCCGGTGACCATGTTGCGGGTGTACTGGATGTGCCCCGGGGTGTCGGCGATGATGAACTTCCGCCGCGGCGTGGCGAAGTACCGGTACGCCACGTCGATCGTGATGCCCTGCTCCCGCTCGGCCCGCAGCCCGTCGGTCAGCAACGCGAGGTTGGTGTACTCGTCACCCCGCGCCGCCGACACCGCCTCGACCGCTTCCAACTGGTCGGTGAACAGGCTCTTGGTGTCGTACAACAGCCGGCCGATCAACGTCGACTTACCGTCGTCGACACTACCCGCGGTGGCGAACCGCAACAGGTCCATCGGCCGACCGGCCGTCGTCGCCTCGGACGTGGCCACCCCGGCGCCCACAGTGTCGGTGCTCATCAGAAGTAGCCCTCCCGCTTACGGTCCTCCATCGCGGCCTCACTCACCCGGTCATCACCCCGGGTCGCCCCCCGCTCCGTGATCCGCGTCGCCGCCACCTCGGCGACCACCGCCGCCACATCAGCGGCATCAGAGCGCACCGCCGCCGTGCACGAGGCGTCCCCCACCGTCCGATAGCGGACCCGCTCCACGAACGGGACCTCACCGGCACGCGGGCGGATGAACTCGTTCACCGCGTACAACATGCCATCCCGCTCGATGACCTCACGGTCGTGCGCGAAGTAGATCGACGGCAACGGGATCTCCTCCCGACCGATGTAGTGCCACACATCCAACTCGGTCCAGTTCGACAACGGAAACACCCGAATCGACTCACCCGGATGATGCCGACCGTTGTACAACGACCACAACTCCGGCCGCTGGTTCTTCGGATCCCACTGCCCGAACTCGTCCCGGAACGAGAACACCCGCTCCTTCGCCCGCGCCTTCTCCTCATCCCGACGCGCCCCACCAAACAGGGCGTCGAACCGGTGCTTCTCCACCGCCTCCAACAACACAGGCGTCTGCAACCGGTTCCGCATCCCGTCCGCGGACTCCCGCACCAGACCACTGGCCAGGGCCTCCGGCACCGACGCCACCACCAGATGCAGCCCCAACCCCGCCACCCGCGCGTCCCGGTACTCCAGCACCTCGACGAAGTTGTGCCCGGTATCCACGTGCATCACCGGAAACGGCACCGACCCCGGCGCGAACGCCTTCTGCGCCAACCGCAACATCACGATCGAGTCCTTACCACCGGAGAACAACAACACCGGCCGCGCCATCTCCGCCACCACCTCCCGCATCACGAAGATGCTCTCCGCCTCCAGGGCATCGAGATGGGAGACCTGGTACACCGCCGATCCGCTGCTCAACGGAGCTCCTTCCGGGACGAGGGGACGACAGACGCGGCCGTGGCCACCGTGCCGGACAGGTGCCGGCGGTTGGCCACCGTGCCGGACAGGTGCCGGTGGAGGGCCGCCAGCAGCGGCCCGGCGAGATCCGTGCGGCAGACCAGCAGGTCGGGCAGGCGTGGATCGGCCTCGTTGTATTTCAGCGCAGATCCGTCGATCCGGGAAGCGTGCAGCCCGGTGGCCGTCGCCACAGCCACCGGCGCGGCCGAGTCCCACTCGTACTGGCCACCCGCATGGATGTACGCGTCCACCTCACCGGTCACCACCGCCGCGATCTTCGCCCCCGCCGACCCCATCGGCACCAACTCCGCACCCACCTCCGCCGCCAGCTCCGTCAGGAAGGCCGGCGGCCGACTCCGACTGGCCGCCAACCGGACGCGCCGGTCGGAGCGGTCCGGTCGGGCCGGTCGGTCCTGGGTGGTCAGCACCCGCAGCTGCGCGGGCAGCCCCACGGCGGCGGCGACCAGACGGTGCGAGGTCGGGGCGTCGCGCGCCCAGAGCGCCACGTGCACCGCCCAGTCCGACCGGCCCGCCTCGGAGAACTCCCGGGTACCGTCCAACGGATCGATGATCCACACCCGGTCGGCGGTCAACCGGCCGCCCGCTTCGGTGGCCACCGTCCGGGAGTTCACGTCCTCCTCGGACAGGACCGCGTCGGCCGGGCGGCACCTGGCCAGCTCGGTGCGGAGGAAGTCGTGGGCGGCGCGGTCACCGGCGGCCTTCAGCGTCGCCGGATCGTCGTGGCCGTGTGCGGCGCGTACCCAGAGCAGCAGTTCGCCGGCGCGGGCGGCGAGCCGGCGGGCCAGCGCCGGGTCGGATTCGGTGGGGTTCACGGGCTCCTCGGCTTCGGCGACGGGACGGGGGCGGGGGCGGGCGGTCGTCACTGGACCGCCCGACGGATGAAGCAGCGGACGCTGACCCAGGTCAGCGCCACCGCGGTGCCGGTCAGCACGGTCAGGCAGAGCCAGCCCGGCAGGTGCGGCACGTCCGGCAGGAGCGCACCGCGCACCCCCTCCGAGACGTACGTCATGGGGTTGAGGGCGGTGAGGGTCTGGTACCAGGGCACCGACGACAGTCGTGGCCACGGGTAGTGGATGCAGCCGGTCCAGATGATCGGGGTGAGGATCACCGAGAAGGTGACGTTGATCCGCTGCACCGGCAGCGTGGTGGCCAGGCTCATTCCGATCGCCGCGCCGATCCAGGCCCCGAGCAGCGCCGTCAGCAGGGCGGTCGGCAGGCCGGCCGGTCGCCACGGGGCCGAGCCGACCACCAGGGCGCCGAGCGGGTACACCAGGACGGCCGCGAGCAGCCCCCGGATGGTGGCGATCACCAGCTTGCCGATCGCGACCAGGCCGGTGGGCAGCGGGGCCATCAGCCGGTCCTCGATCTCCATGGTGAAGCCGAACTCCTTCACCAGGGGCAGGGCCACGCTCTGCAGCGCGGTGGTGAGGGCGGCCAGGGCGATGATGCCGGGCAGGAAGAGGTCGGCGAAGCCGGGCCCGACGATGCCCTGGGCGCCCAGGATGGTGTCGAAGACGAAGAGCATGAACAGCGGGGTCAGCCCGACCTGCAGCAGGATCACCCAGAGTTCCCGGCCGGTGATCATCAGATCGCGACGGAGCAGGGCGGCGAGGACCCGTGCCGGGTGTGGCCGGGGTCGGGGCTGCCACGCGGTGCGCAGCGGGGTCGGGGTGTCGACAGCGGTCACCGTGGCGCCCTTCCGGTCAGTTCGATGAAGACGTCCTCCAGGCTGGGTTCGCCGACGTCGATGGCGGCGAGCGCCGCCGACCGTCCGGTCAGCACGGTCACCGCCGCACCCAGCAGCGCCGCCGGATCGCCGGCCAGGTGCAGGCGGATGCGGATCCGGCCCCGCCCGTCCGGTGCCGACCGGGCCCCGTTCGCCAGCGCCGCCAGCGGCCCGGCACCGGCCCGGCCCGCCAGGCCCCCGCCGGTCGCGGCCAGGCCCGCCAGGTCCCCGCCCCCGCCGGTCGCGGCCAGGCCCGCCTTGCCCCCGCCGGCTGCGGCGCGGGCGGCGAGGGCCGCCCGCACCCCGGGTGGCAGGTTTCCCGGCCGTACGCCCGGTGGCAGGTTCGCGCCGGGCCGGCCGCCGCCCCCGCCGGTGGGCAACGCCAACCGCTCCGACTTGCGTACCCCGTCCAGCGCGGCGAGGGCGGCCTGCAACGAGTCCGGGTCGTCGGCGGCGGCCGGGGTGACGGTGAGGTCGAGGATCGCGTCGCCGGCCAGGCCCCGGACCAGGTTCTGCGGGGTGTCCAGGGTGAGCAGCCGGCCGTGGTCGACGATGCCGACCCGGTCGACCAGCCGGGCCGCCTCGTTCATCGCGTGGGTGGTCAGCACGATCGCCACCCCCCGCTCCCGCAGCTGCCGGATCTGACCCCAGATCAACAGCCGGGTCTGCGGGTCCAGGGCGTTCGTCGGCTCGTCCAGGAAGAGCACCGCCGGCTCGTGGGTGAGCGCGCGGGCGATCATCAACCGCTGCGCCAACCCCCCGGAGTACGCCTCCAGCCGCCGGTCGGCCCGCTCGGTGAGCCCGAAACGTTCCAGCAGCTCCCCGGCGCGGGCCTGGGCCTGCCGCCGGGGGACCCCGTGGTACGTGGCGTGGTGCACCAGGTTCTGCCGGGGGGTCAGCGCCCGGTCCAGGTTGTTGTGCTGGGGCACCACGGCCAGCTGGGCGCGGGCGGTGGCCGGATCCCGGTCGACGTCGACCCCGCCGACGACCACCCGGCCACCGGTGGGCCGCAGCCGGGTGGTCAGGACACCCACGGTGGTGGACTTGCCGGCCCCGTTCGGCCCGAACAACCCGAAGATCTCACCCGGCGCGACGTGGAAGGACAACCCGTCGACGGCGTTGGTGTCACTGCGGGGGTAGCGCTTGACGAGGTCGTCGACCTCGACCACGGCCGGGCCGTCTCTGCTGGGCATCGTGTCTCCTTCGCTGCCGGGGTCTCAGCCGCCCCGACGGTGCCGACGGTCACCCGCCGGCGGGTTTGGGATGGTCGTGGAAGAACCGCCAGATGGTTTCGGTGGCGTTCAGCGCGGTCGAGGGGGGATCGAGGTTGAGCAGCTGCTGCGCCCGGGGCGGGTTCGGCCGGCCGCCGGGCCACTGGTGACCGGCGTCGGCGATGGTGACCAGTTCGACGGCCCGCCCGTCGGGGCAGGTCGCGGTGGTGCGGGTGACCGGCCCGTCGGTGGTGGTCGTCGGCTTCGCGCACCTGTCGACGCCACGCCAGCGGGCTGCCAGCTCCGGGGTGGGTGGCCCGTCGATGCGTACCGGGTTGCGGCCGGTGCCGCCGTTGTCCCGGCGGCCGGGGCCACCGCCGTACGGCATGGTCTTGTCCTGCTGGCCGTGGATGTGCAGCACCGACACCGGTGCCGGGTCCGGGCACTGGCCGGTCAGCGTGGTCGCCACCGCGCCGACCGCGGCGAAGATGCTGGTGTCGCAGGCCAGCCGGTACGCCAGCAGGCCACCGTTGGAGATCCCGGTGACGTAGGTGCGGGCCGGGTCGACCGGCAGTTGGGTGCCGATCCGGTCGACCAGTTCGGTGACGAACCGGACGTCGTCCACGCCCTCGCGGGCCGGTGCGCCGCAGCACCCCGGTCCGGCCGCCCAGGCCCGCTGCACCCCGTCGGGGAAGGCGACGACGAAGCCGTCCCGGTCGGCCTGCCCGGTCCAGCCGTACGCCTGCTCGGCCTGCTCGCCGGTGCCGGCCGCGCCGTGCAGCATCACCACCAGCGGGACCGGGGCGCCCAGGTCGGCCGAGCCGGGCCGGTACAGCCGGTAGGTGCGTTGCCGCTGGTCCACCTCGATGGTGTGCGCCGACGAGCCGACGGGCACCGCCGAGGCGTCCGGGGCCGCCCCGGAGGGTGCCGCCGGTCCGGCGGACCCGGCGCCGGTCGACGAGCCGGCGGCCTCGGGGGCGTCGTCGCGACCCGGGGTGCAGCCGCCGACGGCGGCCAACCCGACCAGCAGAGTGAGCGTCGCGGCGACCCCGGCCGTCCGCGGCCGGCGGGACCGGTGGGCGGCCGACGTGACCGCGCCGGAGGAAAGGACAGTAAAGGGCATCATATGGGCACTTTCCCAGGGCTTTGTTCGAGCCAGGTCAGGACCACGCCAGGGTCGGGCAAGGACCGCCGGCCCGGTGGGTCACGCCACCGGGCCGGCGGGCCCGGTCACCAGAGGGTGCGCAGCCGGATCAGCTCCCAACCCCCCTCGGGTACGTCGTCGTCCGGGTCGGTGCGCAGGTTCATCGGGTTCGCCATGCCCAGGTAGAGGGTGGTGCCGTCGACGACCATGTTGCGCACGCCGTAGTTCAGGTAGTTGCCCACCCCGGCGTCGCTGACCGTGGTGGCCGGCTTGCCGGGCGCCGGGAAGGCGTACAGGTCACCGCCGTACACCGCCGGGGGCACCTGCGGGTCGGTCGAGGTGGCGG
Above is a window of Micromonospora yangpuensis DNA encoding:
- a CDS encoding cellulose binding domain-containing protein produces the protein MSRAGSRWSVAATVATVVAAALAFAIGPANAEADTGVRVMPLGDSITDGFNVPGGYRIELWRRLVAGGHQVDFVGSLVNGPSSLGDRNHEGHSGWTIAQIDANVVNWLRTTTPRTVLLHIGTNDMYGDTSGAPARLSALIDKITATAPAADVFVATIVPRSGADNQVRAFNAAIPGIVQSKVNAGRKVHLVDMYNALTLADLADGVHPNLGGYDKMAAVWHNALRVVPGSIGGTTPPTTPPPTPPKSTPPPTTPPSAGACRVGYAVNAWNSGLTAEVTVTNTGATAVNGWALAFTLPAGQSVSSGWNATIAPTSGAVTARNVSYNAALAPGASVSFGFQATHTGNTARPSAFALNGSTCTTS
- a CDS encoding DUF1622 domain-containing protein, which produces MSTKEVVQAIGGLLDLAGVLVIAVGVALATVVFVVGYWRTRTLTEVYRQYRQGVGRAILLGLELLVGGDIIRTVAVSPSFRSVGVLALIVLVRTFLSFSLEVELEGRWPWQPRRTGATVSASSVPAEPPGGG
- a CDS encoding sulfate adenylyltransferase subunit 1, coding for MSTDTVGAGVATSEATTAGRPMDLLRFATAGSVDDGKSTLIGRLLYDTKSLFTDQLEAVEAVSAARGDEYTNLALLTDGLRAEREQGITIDVAYRYFATPRRKFIIADTPGHIQYTRNMVTGASTADLALILVDARKGLVEQSRRHAFLCSLLRVPHLVLCVNKMDLVDYDQAVFDTIADEFTAFAAKLDITDLTIVPVSALAGDNIATRSTNMPWYEGPALLHHLEHVHIASDRNLVDVRFPVQYVIRPQSTTVTDYRGYAGQVASGVLKPGDEVMVLPSGFTSTISAVETADGPVEEAYPPMSVTVRLANEIDISRGDLICRPHNAPTPTQDIDAMLCWMDESQPLRVGGKYAIKHTTRTARTIIRALNYRLDINTLHRDETATELRLNDIGRVHLRTTVPLLADEYRRNRTTGGFIIIDESTNRTIAAGMIV
- the cysD gene encoding sulfate adenylyltransferase subunit CysD; protein product: MSSGSAVYQVSHLDALEAESIFVMREVVAEMARPVLLFSGGKDSIVMLRLAQKAFAPGSVPFPVMHVDTGHNFVEVLEYRDARVAGLGLHLVVASVPEALASGLVRESADGMRNRLQTPVLLEAVEKHRFDALFGGARRDEEKARAKERVFSFRDEFGQWDPKNQRPELWSLYNGRHHPGESIRVFPLSNWTELDVWHYIGREEIPLPSIYFAHDREVIERDGMLYAVNEFIRPRAGEVPFVERVRYRTVGDASCTAAVRSDAADVAAVVAEVAATRITERGATRGDDRVSEAAMEDRKREGYF
- a CDS encoding 3'(2'),5'-bisphosphate nucleotidase CysQ — encoded protein: MNPTESDPALARRLAARAGELLLWVRAAHGHDDPATLKAAGDRAAHDFLRTELARCRPADAVLSEEDVNSRTVATEAGGRLTADRVWIIDPLDGTREFSEAGRSDWAVHVALWARDAPTSHRLVAAAVGLPAQLRVLTTQDRPARPDRSDRRVRLAASRSRPPAFLTELAAEVGAELVPMGSAGAKIAAVVTGEVDAYIHAGGQYEWDSAAPVAVATATGLHASRIDGSALKYNEADPRLPDLLVCRTDLAGPLLAALHRHLSGTVANRRHLSGTVATAASVVPSSRKELR
- a CDS encoding ABC transporter permease, encoding MTAVDTPTPLRTAWQPRPRPHPARVLAALLRRDLMITGRELWVILLQVGLTPLFMLFVFDTILGAQGIVGPGFADLFLPGIIALAALTTALQSVALPLVKEFGFTMEIEDRLMAPLPTGLVAIGKLVIATIRGLLAAVLVYPLGALVVGSAPWRPAGLPTALLTALLGAWIGAAIGMSLATTLPVQRINVTFSVILTPIIWTGCIHYPWPRLSSVPWYQTLTALNPMTYVSEGVRGALLPDVPHLPGWLCLTVLTGTAVALTWVSVRCFIRRAVQ
- a CDS encoding ABC transporter ATP-binding protein; the encoded protein is MPSRDGPAVVEVDDLVKRYPRSDTNAVDGLSFHVAPGEIFGLFGPNGAGKSTTVGVLTTRLRPTGGRVVVGGVDVDRDPATARAQLAVVPQHNNLDRALTPRQNLVHHATYHGVPRRQAQARAGELLERFGLTERADRRLEAYSGGLAQRLMIARALTHEPAVLFLDEPTNALDPQTRLLIWGQIRQLRERGVAIVLTTHAMNEAARLVDRVGIVDHGRLLTLDTPQNLVRGLAGDAILDLTVTPAAADDPDSLQAALAALDGVRKSERLALPTGGGGGRPGANLPPGVRPGNLPPGVRAALAARAAAGGGKAGLAATGGGGDLAGLAATGGGLAGRAGAGPLAALANGARSAPDGRGRIRIRLHLAGDPAALLGAAVTVLTGRSAALAAIDVGEPSLEDVFIELTGRAPR
- a CDS encoding extracellular catalytic domain type 1 short-chain-length polyhydroxyalkanoate depolymerase codes for the protein MPFTVLSSGAVTSAAHRSRRPRTAGVAATLTLLVGLAAVGGCTPGRDDAPEAAGSSTGAGSAGPAAPSGAAPDASAVPVGSSAHTIEVDQRQRTYRLYRPGSADLGAPVPLVVMLHGAAGTGEQAEQAYGWTGQADRDGFVVAFPDGVQRAWAAGPGCCGAPAREGVDDVRFVTELVDRIGTQLPVDPARTYVTGISNGGLLAYRLACDTSIFAAVGAVATTLTGQCPDPAPVSVLHIHGQQDKTMPYGGGPGRRDNGGTGRNPVRIDGPPTPELAARWRGVDRCAKPTTTTDGPVTRTTATCPDGRAVELVTIADAGHQWPGGRPNPPRAQQLLNLDPPSTALNATETIWRFFHDHPKPAGG